GATTTGGAGCCTGAAATAGTTTGGTTTTGTAAACATCGTTGACGGAATTCCCATAATCTAAACCTCTTTTTGGAAATCTTTTATGTTTTAAATCATACTATGCCCCAAGTCGGACAATCAGAAGAAAAATGAGAGGTTTGAAATCATATAAAGGCTTTATTTCCCCATAAAATGCAAAAAAACAACCCAAGTGGATTACTCAGGTTGTTTTGCTGTGTCCAAAGACAGATGTCGTGTGCAATTATATAACAGCGGACTCCAGTCATCACGTTCCTTTTCCAGGATCGTCAGTGACAGGTTTCCAATCCGCTGTGTATACCGATCTTTAAACAAGGCTGTTAACAGGTTCGCCAGAAAAGCTCCATGAGTGACAATGAGTACGTTTTGGTCCGGGTAGGCAGACCATAGATCTTCCAGAAACGCCAGTGCACGAATCTGGATATCCGCAATCTGCTCCTGTCCCAAGTCCAATGTCTCCCACGATTGACCCCAGCGGGCAACCCGTTCTTCTGAAGTCAGACCTTCGATCTGACCAAAAGCCCTTTCTTTCAACCGTGCGTCCGGCTCAAGCAAAGGTACATTCAACAGTTCAGAGATAATCTCCCCTGTTTCCTGTGCCCGCGATAACCCACTTGTGATGATATAGTCCCACTGGTATTCTTCCGTCAACAGACGTCTTCCCAGTCGCTCTGCCTGATCACGACCTTCCCCATTCAGAGGTATATCAGTCTGCCCCTGTATACGGCCCGCCGCATTCCAGTCTGTAAGACCGTGACGAATAAGCCCGATTCGCACTTACATCCCTCATTTCTCCACACGGCGAACGAAAGGTTATAACCTATGCACTCGCACCTTGTTTACGTTTATTCGTTGTTCGATGCATACGTCCAAGAGAAAATAACGCCATTCCAATTGCAAGTAAAGACAGGGCCATCCAATACTGCGGATAAGCAGGTCCCATACTCACTACAAAAGGTTCAATTATGCTTCCTCTATCCGCTCCAGTCATGTCGTACTGATACAATCCAGATGACGAAGGTGCGCTTCCGGCAACCCCTGTCTCAAGAATACCCGTAGCAACAACTTGGGTTTGCTCAGCTTCTGATACATCTGGCTTAAACATTGCCATGTACAGAAAGCTGCATAAAAAAATAGCCAGGAACGCGGCAATCCACAAAGACATATGCTTGCGAATCGCAGCAGAGAAACGATTAACCTTTGCCTCCTCCGGCAATAACCATGGAGACTCCGCATAGATCCGGTCCATAACGTTACGGTTTACTCTCTCTGCCTGTTGTTCTGTCACTGGAACCGGGATGCTATGCAGCAAGATCTGGGCTTCTTCCCAGACCTCAAACTGCTCGGAGCACTCTTCACAGCCAGCGAGATGAGCATGAAATGCAATCCGCTGAGGATGAGTTTCCGGCAAGTCCCAGACCAGTGCAAACAGTTCCTGGGCTTCATTGCAATTCATCGGTTCTTCATCCCTTCATATGGCTCGTACACCGGTTCGAAGAAATAAGGTTCCAATTGAGTTTTTACGCTTGATCTTGCTCTGAATAATAGCGATTTCACAGAACTGACGCTCTGCCCAAGAATATTCGCAATCTCCTGGTAGTCTAGTTGATCATACTCGCGGAGTATAATCGCAGAACGTTGCTTCTCCGGCAAGTTGTTAATCGCATCTCTAACCAGCATCACCCGCTCGCTGCGCAGTACAGCATACTCCGGTGCATTCTCCGAAGGAGCAACGGGAACAATCCCGCTCTCTTCAAGTGGGACATTTCCGCTGCGCTGTTTGCGAAGCTCACTCAGTACCGTATTTCTCGCAATGGTATATAACCAGGTTGAGAATGAGGCATCCACCTCACGGAAAGAGTGCAGACTGCGGAACGCCTTATAGAAAGTCTCAGAACAGAGATCTTCCGCAAGCAGCTCCATATTGGAACTTTTCAACATATGATATACGAAAGCCAGTATTTTACGCTGATAACGACTCATCAGCTCGGAATATAACTCCAGGTTACCTTCCTTGATCTCTCGAATCAACTGGGAATCCGTCATTTGAGTGCGACCCCTCCTCGCCCATCCATGTGCTTCTCCCCGTTCGACTCTATCCATGTATTACCGAACAGGCACAAAAAAGTTGCGGTTCTCACCGCATATAAACAGCGTTCAGCACCATAACTGGCCTTCCCGCCAAATTCCCCTATGTAATGGCAATTTCCCCAACGTTTCTACATTAACAGTATTTATTGTACAACGGTCTGCATCATCCTGGCAAATCCATTGCTGTCCACAGAACCCGACCTGTCATTCATATGCAGTCATTTTCACGTTCATGACTTCATTTTGAGCCTTTTTGGTAAGCCTTTCTTATATAGACGGACGATGTACTGAAAAGGTTACAAAAATGTGATATTTTTTTGATCTAAGGAGGCCTAACTGATTAAGGAGGGTGATGTAAAGAGAGGATATATGCGTGTGTGTATATTCAAACATATAGATGATGCCCTTTCGTTCCATTTTAGACAAAAAAAAGACCGCTTACATAAGCGGCCATTGCTCACGTGGAGCAATACAGTTATTGGATAGGAGTGGAGAGAAACCATACTGTACCCTTATTATATGTATACGTTTTCATTTTGTCAACACTTTAAGTTAAATTGTTTGAATTAATTATATCTATCGGAAATTTCAGGATAATCCATCCTTTTTTTTCATGAGAAAATCAATTGAATACCTTCAATATGACCTCACAAAAAAGAGGGCTTTCGCCCCCTTTCACGTCTTATATCCAGACCTGATAGCCTAAAGAATCCAATAATGTCTTGGCTCGTTCCATATCCTCTTCCTGACGGAAAGACAGACGCATAATGCCTGGCACATCCACCCGATTTTCGATAATCTCCAAGTTGCTCAGGTTGATGTCATTCGCCCCAAGCTCAGTTGCGATTTTACCGATCATACCCGGAGCATCCTGGACATCGGTGTACAGATCAAATAACGGTGAAATCATGCCTTTGCGTCGTTCGGGCAATACACTGCGGAACTCACGGGCCTGACGGAATGCTTCCTCGATGCCTTCACCGTTCTTATGCTCCAGCATATCCGTAAATGCCTTCATCTGGCTATTCCAGTCCTTAAGCAAGCCCAGTAGGACATCACGGTTGCTAAGCAAGATATCTCTCCATACAATCGCATCACTGGACGCAATCCGGGTGATATCCCGGAAACCACCTGCAGCCAGCATTTTATACAGTGGATTCGACTCATTATATTCGCGCACCTGATTCACCAGCGCTACAGCAATAACATGGGGCAGATGACTAATCGCCCCCACGATGTCATCGTGCAGCAGTGGTTCCACACGCACGATCTGTGCCCGCGTATACGCAAGCAGCTCGGACAACCTGCTGTAGGCTTCCTCAGGTACATGTTCTGAAGGGGTTAAGACATAGTATGCATTCTCAAACAACACGGCTGAGGCCGCATCTACGCCTGCACGCTCCGACCCTGCCATAGGATGACCACCAATGAAGTAAGCGTCAGTCAACCGCACATGCTCGGCACAAGCGGCAATGGAAGCTTTAGTGCTTCCTACGTCCGTGATGATACATCCTTTTTTCAATGGCAGCTTGGAGAGCTTTTCGAAATAGGATTCAAGCAAACCTACGGGAACGCACAAAAAAATAAAGTCGGCATCCTCTACCGCTTCTTCCAGAGAGAGCGTAGCATCATCCACTACACCGCTCGCTATGTACTTGTCCTTCAGTTCATCCAAGTGGGCGTAACCCATCACGGTTACACCTGGCTTGCCTTTGAAGCAGAGCGCAAGTGAACCGCCGATGAGTCCTACACCGATCATTGCAATTTTTAGTTTCATGGGTCCTCACTCTTTCATCGCCAGTATTAAGGGCGTGCTACCGCCTTCTCAGCCAGCGTGTTCTCCAGTGCCGTGACAAATGCACGGTTCTGTTCTGATGTTCCGACGGACACACGAATGTAAGTTGGGTATACGTGGAATCCTGGGCGAACGATAATGCCTTGTTTGAGCAAGGATTGGAACGCCGTTGCCGAAGGCATATTCAGATCAACCATAATGAAATTACCCTGTGAAGGGAAGTACGACAAGCCCAACCGTGTAAATTCATTTTGCAGGAAGTCCCGATCCGTTGCATTCCGCTTCGAGCACTCTTGAACAAAATCCTGATCCAGTAGTGCAGCCGTTGCCGCAACCTGTGCAAATCGGGAAGTGTTAAACGGCTCACGTACACGGTTTATCAAATCAATAATTTCAGGACGTGCAATGCCGTACCCGACCCGGAGCGAAGCCAAACCGTAAATTTTAGAGAATGTCCTCAGAATGACCAAGTTTGGATACCGTTCGATCAATGGTATGCTTTGCGGATATGCTTCATCGGTTACAAATTCATAATAAGCTTCGTCCAGTATGACCATCACATGAGCAGGCACGCGGTCCATAAAGGCCGTAAGTTCCTGCTCGGAGATAATCGTACCTGTCGGATTATTTGGATTACACACCCAGACTGCTTTCGTTTTGTCGTTGATTTGCGCAAGCATCGCGCTCAGATCATGCGTTCCATCTTTAAGAGGCACTTCGATGGTAACGGCACCCTCAATATCGGCATTGCTTTTGTATACGGAGAATGTCTGATCTGCCATAATGGTCTCGTCACCCGGCAAGAAGAAAGCTCTCGTGATCAAAGCAATAATCTCATCGGAACCACAACCAAATATTAAGTTGTTCCGTTCAACACCAAGATGCTTAGCAAGAACTCCCGTCAGCTCAACCGAGCTACCGTCTGGGTATATGCTTATGTTAGTCATTTCTCTCGTAATGGCTTCCAGGGCGGCAGGAGAACTGCCGTATGGGTTTTCGTTGGAGGCCAGCTTGATGACTTGTTCAAGCCCCAGTTCACGTTTCACTTCTTCAATCGGTTTGCCTGGCTGGTACACAGGCAGATTGACAATCTGGGATTTCGGTTTCAACCCAACCGCCTCCTGTTATTGAAATAATGTTAGACACGAATCAGCGTGCACCTCATGTGTCCAAAGGATGTACTTTCAGGACATCTCTATCCCTTTAATTGTGCCACAAAGTTGCGAATTTGCAACAGTCCCGCTGCACGCGTATCCGGATTTTCAAGCAGAGGAATCGCATCTTCCACCTGACGAACAATGGCACTACCTACAACAACGCCATCGCAGATGCGGGAGAAATGTGCCACCTGCTCATGACTAGAGATACCGAAACCTACCGCTACAGGGAGATCTGTCAGACTTTTCACCGTTTCAATGAAGCTTTCCACGCCATCAAAGAAAGAAGCTCTTTCTCCGGTTACCCCAAGGGAAGATACACAGTAGATAAAGCCACTTGCTCCATTCACAATACGCTCAATCCGTGCATTAGATGTAGGTGCAACAAGAGGCACCAGATGTACACCCGCACGATTAGCACGTTGTCGCATCTCTTCCGCTTCCTCAATTGGCAGGTCCGGAATGATCATGCCACTGATATCGTGTTTGACCAATTCTTCAAAGAATACATCCAATCCGGTCTGCAATACCGGATTATAATAGGTGAACAGCACAAACGGCAGTTTCACGCCTACGTTACGAGCTTTTGCTGCGGTTTCCATAACCGTACGAATAGTAATCTGGCTTTTCAGCGCACGTTCGGAAGCACGCTGAATGACTGGGCCATCTGCAAGTGGATCGGAATAAGGAACACCCAGTTCCAAAATATCCGCTCCGGCCTGCTCAAGCTCTTTGATGATATCGATCGTTGTATCCACATCCGGGTCTCCCACGGTTAAGAATGGAATAAGTGCCGTGCGATTCTGTTGCTTCAATTGCTGGAAGGTCTGGTCCATCAGATTCATCCCAAGTCGCCTCCCGTGTATTTCATGATCGATTCAACGTCCTTATCTCCACGTCCCGACAGACAAATGACTACAATATCATCTGCTGTGAGTTCAGGCGCCAGTTTGACAACTTGGGCAACCGCGTGTGCAGACTCCAGAGCAGGAATAATTCCTTCCGTCCGACATAGGAGTTGCAGGGCATCAAGTGCTTCCTGATCCGTGATCGGTACATATTTTGCCCGTTCAATATCCTTGAGATAGGAATGCTCCGGACCAACACCCGGATAATCAAGTCCGGCCGAGATGGAATGCGCTGGCTGAACCTGTCCATACTCATCCTGCAACAGGTAACTCATAGATCCCTGGAATACACCATGCGTACCTTTGGTCATCGTCGCAGCGTGATACTCGGTATCGACCCCTTTGCCTGCAGCTTCAACCCCAACAAGCTTCACATCCTGGTCACCGATAAATGGATAGAACATCCCGATCGCATTACTACCTCCACCGACAGCTGCTACAATTACATCCGGCAAACGTCCTTCGATCTCCTGAATCTGACGACGGGTCTCATCACCAATCACTCGTTGGAAATTTCGCACCATCATCGGATATGGATGAGGTCCAACCACTGATCCGAGCACATAGAATGTATCCTCCACATTGCTGACCCAGTAGCGAAGCGCTTCATTACCAGCATCCTTCAGGGTCCGTGTTCCGGACGTAACCGGAATCACTTCTGCTCCGAGCAGCTTCATTCGAAATACGTTTAACTGCTGACGCTCTGTATCTTCTTCGCCCATAAATACTTTGCATTCCAGTCCAAGCAATGCGGCTACGGTTGCCGTTGCAACGCCATGTTGACCTGCACCCGTTTCGGCAATAACTTTCTTTTTGCCCATCCGTTTGGCAAGCAAACCTTGTCCAATGGCGTTATTAATTTTGTGCGCGCCTGTATGGTTGAGATCTTCACGTTTCAGATAAATTTTCGGTCCGCCCAATCGGCGTGACAATTGCTCTGCATGATACAATGGCGTTTCACGTCCAGAATACTCGCTTAGCAGATAGTTCAGTTCCTTGTTGAATTCCTCATCTTCAGAGAAGTGGCTATATGCCTCCTCCAACTCAATAAGTGCGTTCATTAGTGTCTCAGGTACAAAGCGGCCTCCGAAGTGACCGAAACGCCCGTGTTGATCCGGCAATTGATGTGTCATGCCTGCTTCACCCTTTCTACGAATGCTGTAATTTTGGCAATATCCTTCACACCTTCAGTCTCCACGCCGCTGGATACATCGACGCCGAAAGGTGCATATGTCTGTATTAGTTGTTGTACATTGTCCGGCTGCAAACCTCCTGCAACGAACAGGGCAATTTCGCGACTTTTCGCCCATTCAGCATAGGCAGGGATTCGCTCCCAGGCAAACGTTTTCCCGGAGCCCCCTCCATATAGAGGATCATGGGTATCAAGCAATATCGCATCCACGAATTTATCATAAGTATCAAGAGCCCTTATGGCTGCATCATCAGCTTCCGGTCCCGTTTCATCTTTGGGAAAAGAAAAAACTTTAAACACTTTGGCATCCCACCGCTGTTTCACCTGCTGGCAAAATTCCGCAGTCTCCTGTCCATGCAGTTGAATAACATCCAGGTGAGCAATCTCCATAATGTGTTCCAACTCTTTGAGCGTTGGATTCACAAATACACCCGCAAGCTTCGGCCGATCATAGGCAGACCATTCGAACAACACCGTTCTTAATGCAACAGCCTGCTCGGGTTCGATTCGGCGGCGTGACTTGGCAAAAACAACACCAATGTAATCCACAGGCAAGTTTATCATCGATTTTAGCACTTCAACGTCCTGAAGTCCACATATTTTTACGGCCGCTGGCAGCGGGTTTCTCAGTTCTGACATACTGTCGCCTGTGCCATCGTGTATGGAAGTATTCATCATTTGGGTCCCATTAGATCATATACAGCCGCCTCGACATCATCCTTGCGCATGAGATGCTCACCTACGAGAATACCATGAACACCAGCCTGGATCAGAGGTACTGTTGATTCTGGTCCATCAATACCACTTTCGCTAATCAAGGTGACGCCACTTGGAATCAATTCCATCAAATCCAGTGTCGTGCTCAGACTGGTTTCGAATGTTTTCAAATTACGATTATTAATGCCCACAAGTGTTGCCTGCGGAATGTCCAATACCTGCTCCAGTTCTGTTCGATCGTGGACTTCAATCAAGGCATCCAGCCCCAAACTTTTGGCAAATTCCAGATACTGACGAATCTGTTCAGGTGTCAGAATACTGGCAATCAGCAGTATCGCATCCGCACCCAGTAATCTTGCCTCGGCAATCTGTCGTTCATCTATAATAAAATCCTTGCGTAATAGCGGAATATTCACCGCCTGATGAATCGCCTGCAAGTACTCGTTGCTCCCTTGAAAATACGATACATCCGTTAATACGGAGATGCAGTCTGCACCCGCTCGCTCATAAGCAGCAGCAATCTCTACCGGATGAAAATCCGGGCGAATTAACCCTTTGGATGGCGAAGCCTTCTTCACTTCAGCAATAAGGCCGAGTTTGCGATTGCGTCCGCTTGATAGTGCTTGTTCAAACCCCCGGGTTGCGGGGAGTTGTTCGATTTTTTGGATAGCCTCATCCATGCCAAATGTCTGTGCCAATACTTCTACTTCTTTATGTTTGGTTGCAACGATTCGATCAAGATACATGACTGTACGCCTCCGTTGTATGAATTAACTGTTCAAGCTTCCCGGCAGCTTTGCCCGAATCTACCGCTTCGGCGGCAAGTGTTACCCCTTCAGCAATGCTATCTGCAAGACCGGATACATAGATGCACGCTCCGGCGTTCAACAGAACGACATCACGGTAGGCACTCTGCTCACCCTGGAAGATCCTCTTAATAATTTCGGCATTCTGTGCTGCATCTCCTCCAAGCACCGCTTCGAGCGGATGCAAAGACAAGCCCATATCACGTGGATCAATATCGTAGGTGTGCACTTCACCATTGCGAAGTTCAGATACCTGAGTTGGCGCCGAGATGCTGATTTCATCCAGACCATCATGACTGGCCACGACCAACGCTCTTTTGAGACCAAGACGATTCAGTACTTCAGCGATCATCGGCGTCCGGGAACGATCATACAGGCCGAGCAATTGACGATCTGCTCCCGCAGGATTGGTTAATGGTCCGAGCATATTGAAAATGGTACGAACACCCAACTCTTTTCTTGGTCCTGCCGCATGACGCATGGAAGGGTGATATACCTGGGCAAAACAGAAGCAAATTCCGATATCATCCAGACATTGTCTGGCCTGTTCCCCGTTCAGATGGATATTTACACCGAGTGCCTCTAATACATCTGCACTACCTGCTTTGCCTGAAGCTGAACGGTTGCCATGTTTGGCGACCCGAACCGAGACGGCGGAAGCAATAATGGCAGATGCCGTGGAAATGTTGAATTTGTGAATTCCCGATCCGCCTGTTCCACAAGTGTCCAACAAGCCGCTGCCATCCGTGAGAATCCGTCCGCCCTGACCACGCATCGCTTCAGCAAAACCAGTGATCTCATCCACCGTTTCCCCCTTCATGCGCAGCGCCATTAACAAACCTCCGATTTGAGCCGGCGTTGCCTCACCTCTCATAATCGAGTACATCAAATCTCGTGCTTCGGCTTGCTCCAGATGACTACCCTCCAAAATCTTTGCTAATCCATTCTTCATACCATCCTCGCGAGTCATCTCAGCAATTGGGGTTACAGGGTTTTCATTCATTATCGGGTTTATGTTCATCTCCGGTCTCTCCTCTCTCAGTTTTTAGCGGCCGCTGGTGTGACAAAGTAATCTGCATTCGCCAATCTCAACGTGCTGTCCTTTTCTTTGGCAGGAAACATTGCTTCTGCTGTTCGAATCGCTTTGAGCAATGCTTTGGCTTTGTTAACCGTTTCTACATATTCATTCTCAGGTACAGAATCCCACACGATTCCCGCCCCGGCCTGTACATATGCTTTTCCTTTTTTGAAAATAATCGTACGAATCGTAATACAGGAGTCCATGTTACCCGAGAAACCGAGGTATCCGATCGCTCCTGCGTAGGCACCGCGTGCCTCTTTCTCCAGTTCCGCGATGATCTCCATTGCACGCAGTTTCGGTGCACCAGATACGGTACCCGCTGGCAAGCATGAGAGGAACGCATCGAAGAAATCCTTATCTTCTCTTAGCTCACCTGTAACGTTGGATACCATGTGCATCACATGAGAATACCGTTCAATCTCCATGAACATGTCACACTTCACACTGCCGAAGCTGGATACCCGACCCAGATCGTTACGGCCCAAATCAACCAGCATCAGATGCTCCGCACGTTCCTTCTCATCCTGGAGCAGATCAGCAGCGAGTGCACGATCTTCCGCTTCGGTTGCCCCCCTTGGACGTGTGCCTGCAATCGGACGTGTCTCCACGCGATTTCCATCCACCTTAACCAGTGCTTCAGGCGAAGTACCCACGATTATCTCATCATCCATTTTGAGGTAGTACATATAAGGTGATGGATTCAGGGTCCGAAGCACGCGATACACGTGAAGCGGAGAAACCTCCGTATCAATGTGAAACCGCTGGGATAATACCACTTGAAAAATATCACCTGCGCGAATGTACTCTTTGGCTTGCTCCACATTACCTATAAATTGTTCCTTCGTAAGGTTGGAGCGAATATCCCCCAATTCCACGTCTCCCGGAATGGAACGCGGATTCAGGTTTTCCCCTGGTCCTTGCTGCTGCAGCCGTTCAGCGGCCTGCTCCAGCTTCTCCGAAGTCACTGCATACGCTTGCCGTATCTCATCATCCGTTGCACCATCCTTGACGTGTACATTCCCGACGAGCAGCATCTGCTGCTTCACATGGTCGAACACGATAATCTGGTCACAGAACATAAAACGTATGTCATCCATATTCAGATCATCCAGCGCATGAGCTGGAAGCTTCTCATAATATGACAGCAGATCATATCCGAAGAAACCAATTGCCCCACCTGTGAATGGTGGAAGTTCATCATCTTTTGGGCTGCGGTACTTACGCAGCAGTGCTTTCAGTTCTTCAATCGGTTTGCCTGGCAATTCACGAGTCTGCCCCGCTTCTTCCACTACAATCCGGCCCTTCTTGGCCGAAATCATCAGGAACGGATCTGTACCGATGAACGAGTATCTCGCCCATTGGATCCCCCCCTCTACACTTTCCAACAGGAATGCCCGGTCGTTGTCAGCAAAACGGCGGAATATTCGAATCGGAGTCTCCATATCTGCCAAAATCCGTTTGACTACCGGAATCAGATTATACTCATTTGACATTTTCAGTACTTGATTAACGTTTGGCGTTATCATCAAATCACGTCCTTTCAGATTTAGGTAGAAGAAAAAATAATATGTACAAAAAAACCTCTACCATCAGGTAGAGGTTTGGTTATAAGCTGTAATTAACAGGGTGATGCTTCATAAATAACAAGTCCCTATACTTCGCTGTCGGATTATTCACAGGTCGCTGAATTGATGCATCTCACATCATCCAATGCGGGAAAATAAATCAGTTATAACACATCAACTACTCATTCCAATATTTCTGTAAAATATGGGAGAGTACATTGTACGTGTTGTACCAAGATATATCTAAACAAAAGGTGTCCTACGACACATTTGCTTCCCTGTTCCTGTTAAAACTTCCGTAGCACGACGTACCGTGAATCAGTTGACCGGTTTCTGTTGCCCCGGTTACCACCCACTGGACTCTGCTATATACTCCACTAGCTCAGCTGCTCTCAGCTCAATCTCAACTCTACTCAACTGGTTCTCACTATACATCATTATGATCGGTTTGACAACCTGCTTCTTTAAGATCCAGAAGGTGCTGCCAGATCCGGACGCAATGCCTGTGCACCGTTCAGATACACATGATGGATTTCGTTCTGAGCTTTGTTTGTATTGACATGTACCATGAATCGAATGCATTGTGCCAAGGCACCTTTAACTGGAACTTCCAGCGCACACATCAGTGGTACCAGTTCCCAGCCATCCAGTTGGCGGATAGCTTTTGCCGGGAAAGCAGCATCCAGATCCCCAGTTAACGTAATCCACACACTACAGATGTCTTCCGGTTGGATCTCATTGCGATCCACGATCTCCTGCAGCAATACAGCCGTTTCTTTCAAAATCTGTTCTTCGTTGTTCTGCGTGACTGTTGTAGCCCCGCGAATTCCCCGTGTGACCATTGCTGTTATTCTCCCTTCCTGAGCATTTCAATGACGTCCCGAACTGCCGACACAGGTACGTCCTTCACAATTCTTGCAGCCCCAATCCGATCAGGAATGATGAACACCATATGACCTTCACGGAATTTTTTGTCATGCATCATCGCTTCCATTAATTCATCCGTGTCCAGATGAGCAGGCATCGTTGTTGGAAGGCGAAGTGAACGTAACATGCGGACCGTATCTTCATAGAGTCCTGCTGGAGCACCAAGCTTCTCACCAAGCAATGCCGATCCAGCCATACCGATGGATATCGCTTCTCCGTGCAGGAATTCTCCATATCCAGCAATCGCTTCAATGGCATGACCAATCGTATGTCCAAGGTTCAACAATGCACGTTCTCCATTTTCACGTTCGTCTCTGGATACTATCTCTGCCTTAATGCCACAACCTCGCTCCAGGCCATATCCCAACGCTTCAGGATTTAGCGCTAGCAACTCCTCTGCATGTTCCTCACACCAGTGTGCGAAAGCCTCATCACGGATCAGCCCGTGCTTCAGCATCTCTGACAAACCTGCCGAAACATCTCGTGGTGGCAAAGATTGAAGTGTGTCCACATCGTAGAGTACCAGCTCCGGCTGGTGGAATGCACCGATCATATTTTTGGCCAGCGGATGATTGACAGCCACCTTGCCACCTACACTGCTGTCATGCGCCAAAATCGTTGTAGGTACTTGAACAAACTTGATTCCACGCATATATGTAGCGGCAACAAAGCCAGCCAGATCACCTACGACACCACCACCTAGGGCCAGAATCGCAGAACTCCGATCCAGTTTGCCTTCGATAGCGACGGTCATCATATCCTGGTACACCGAAAGGGATTTCGATGTTTCACCAGAGGGTACAACCGCCGATACGACTGTATAACCAGCCGTACGCAGCGTTTGCTCCAAACCTGACAAGTATTTGGGAGCCACATTTTCATCTGTAATGATGAGTAACGGACTTTTTTTGGTTAGGCCATATTGCTCAAAATATTGAGGGGCTTGTGCCAATAAGCCGCTACCAATCAGAATCGGATATGAGCGTTCCTCCAACTGTACCGTCAGCTGACGCATATTAGTAATTCTCCAGTTGAGCGTTATAGTTAGCAACATTAGCACGGATCTCTTCCATGGAATCCCCGCCGAATTTCTCCAGGAATGCCTTGGCAATTTCCCACGCTACAACATGCTCCATCACCACACTTGCTGCTGGTACAGCACAAGCGTCCGAGCGCTCAACCTGAGCCGTAAATGCTTCTTTCGTATCAATGTCCACACTTTGCAGTGGTTTATACAACGTAGGGATCGGCTTCATCACACCACGTACAACCACTGGCATACCGTTCGTCATACCACCTTCGAATCCGCCTAGACGGTTCGTTGCCCGGTGGTAGCCGCGCTCATCCGTATGCATGATCTCATCATGCACCTGTGATCCACGAATGACTCCGGCTTCGAATCCGATACCAATCTCTACACCTTTGAATGCATTAATGGACATTACGCCTTGAGCGATTCGTGCATCCAGCTTGCGATCGTATTGAACATAACTGCCAAGACCAATTGGCACCCCTTCAACGATACATTCCACGATTCC
The window above is part of the Paenibacillus sp. 1781tsa1 genome. Proteins encoded here:
- the trpB gene encoding tryptophan synthase subunit beta, whose product is MTHQLPDQHGRFGHFGGRFVPETLMNALIELEEAYSHFSEDEEFNKELNYLLSEYSGRETPLYHAEQLSRRLGGPKIYLKREDLNHTGAHKINNAIGQGLLAKRMGKKKVIAETGAGQHGVATATVAALLGLECKVFMGEEDTERQQLNVFRMKLLGAEVIPVTSGTRTLKDAGNEALRYWVSNVEDTFYVLGSVVGPHPYPMMVRNFQRVIGDETRRQIQEIEGRLPDVIVAAVGGGSNAIGMFYPFIGDQDVKLVGVEAAGKGVDTEYHAATMTKGTHGVFQGSMSYLLQDEYGQVQPAHSISAGLDYPGVGPEHSYLKDIERAKYVPITDQEALDALQLLCRTEGIIPALESAHAVAQVVKLAPELTADDIVVICLSGRGDKDVESIMKYTGGDLG
- a CDS encoding phosphoribosylanthranilate isomerase; translated protein: MSELRNPLPAAVKICGLQDVEVLKSMINLPVDYIGVVFAKSRRRIEPEQAVALRTVLFEWSAYDRPKLAGVFVNPTLKELEHIMEIAHLDVIQLHGQETAEFCQQVKQRWDAKVFKVFSFPKDETGPEADDAAIRALDTYDKFVDAILLDTHDPLYGGGSGKTFAWERIPAYAEWAKSREIALFVAGGLQPDNVQQLIQTYAPFGVDVSSGVETEGVKDIAKITAFVERVKQA
- the trpC gene encoding indole-3-glycerol phosphate synthase TrpC: MYLDRIVATKHKEVEVLAQTFGMDEAIQKIEQLPATRGFEQALSSGRNRKLGLIAEVKKASPSKGLIRPDFHPVEIAAAYERAGADCISVLTDVSYFQGSNEYLQAIHQAVNIPLLRKDFIIDERQIAEARLLGADAILLIASILTPEQIRQYLEFAKSLGLDALIEVHDRTELEQVLDIPQATLVGINNRNLKTFETSLSTTLDLMELIPSGVTLISESGIDGPESTVPLIQAGVHGILVGEHLMRKDDVEAAVYDLMGPK
- the trpD gene encoding anthranilate phosphoribosyltransferase, encoding MTREDGMKNGLAKILEGSHLEQAEARDLMYSIMRGEATPAQIGGLLMALRMKGETVDEITGFAEAMRGQGGRILTDGSGLLDTCGTGGSGIHKFNISTASAIIASAVSVRVAKHGNRSASGKAGSADVLEALGVNIHLNGEQARQCLDDIGICFCFAQVYHPSMRHAAGPRKELGVRTIFNMLGPLTNPAGADRQLLGLYDRSRTPMIAEVLNRLGLKRALVVASHDGLDEISISAPTQVSELRNGEVHTYDIDPRDMGLSLHPLEAVLGGDAAQNAEIIKRIFQGEQSAYRDVVLLNAGACIYVSGLADSIAEGVTLAAEAVDSGKAAGKLEQLIHTTEAYSHVS
- the trpE gene encoding anthranilate synthase component I, whose translation is MITPNVNQVLKMSNEYNLIPVVKRILADMETPIRIFRRFADNDRAFLLESVEGGIQWARYSFIGTDPFLMISAKKGRIVVEEAGQTRELPGKPIEELKALLRKYRSPKDDELPPFTGGAIGFFGYDLLSYYEKLPAHALDDLNMDDIRFMFCDQIIVFDHVKQQMLLVGNVHVKDGATDDEIRQAYAVTSEKLEQAAERLQQQGPGENLNPRSIPGDVELGDIRSNLTKEQFIGNVEQAKEYIRAGDIFQVVLSQRFHIDTEVSPLHVYRVLRTLNPSPYMYYLKMDDEIIVGTSPEALVKVDGNRVETRPIAGTRPRGATEAEDRALAADLLQDEKERAEHLMLVDLGRNDLGRVSSFGSVKCDMFMEIERYSHVMHMVSNVTGELREDKDFFDAFLSCLPAGTVSGAPKLRAMEIIAELEKEARGAYAGAIGYLGFSGNMDSCITIRTIIFKKGKAYVQAGAGIVWDSVPENEYVETVNKAKALLKAIRTAEAMFPAKEKDSTLRLANADYFVTPAAAKN
- the aroH gene encoding chorismate mutase, whose product is MVTRGIRGATTVTQNNEEQILKETAVLLQEIVDRNEIQPEDICSVWITLTGDLDAAFPAKAIRQLDGWELVPLMCALEVPVKGALAQCIRFMVHVNTNKAQNEIHHVYLNGAQALRPDLAAPSGS